The genome window atagggaaaaaaagttagTTTGAATAATACTTAAGAATTACAAGGAATGCTTGATGCCAATGAAGCACAAAACTAGGCAGGTGATTAAAACACACCTGCATTTTGACTTGTCATGAGATGTTAAAAGAGAATTCCACTAAACAATAGATTTTCCACCAGTTGTTTGGAGGGaaaatacaagaagaaaaaagcgACACATCTAGTGCCACAAAGACAGTCTTCATGAACTATAACAAGACCATGACGCTTTTCACTAACGGTTCACAAGACGCTTTATTCTCAACTCTTATATTTGACTCTTGTCTCATGAAAAGATACCTCCTTATACATCTTCATGTGAAAATGTTTACTTCTTACCTGGACCTTTTGAAGAGATACTGGAAGACGTAAAAGGATCAGTGCTTTCAAAAGGGTCAGGCTAAATAAGAACAGATacacacaattatttttctgctggacTGCGCACTTACCTTTTCATCCCTATCAAAATCTCTTGCTTTAAGACAAATAATTTCCAATTTCAGACCACTCTATTCAGCAGACAGAGTAGGATAAAATCAACTGATTATATGAAATGTACGTTATTAGTCTATTTGGCTACTGATAGCCTTGAACACAACACCAGTTACCTACCAGTGAGAAGAGCATCCTGCTGAAATATATACAACATTAGGTACCCaggcaaaataagaaaatacaccCAGAAGTGTTCAGTCGTTAAGCAACAGAGACAGAATATGCGGGTTATgcatttatattattattaattcagAGAGTCTGTATActacttctttttaaaacagatggTTTTTACAGTTTCTCTTCAGTTTGACAAattaggttttatttaaaagaaatcctATAACAATCCTATAGTGCAAGACGAACTAACTTCCCACTAAATGAAACCGGTCTTGGGTAGCAACACTCAGTGAACTGCGTAAGAGCGAGGAAAATAgtaataacaaaacaaaacaaaaaaaattcatactgccccccaaacaaacacacacatgtaCATCGGGATAGCTTAGAACTGTGACTATGGCTCTAACAAGTGTGTTCTGTGCAGTCCCTATTGAatacatgagaaaaaataaaagcttcagCATCTGCTGAGGGTTTAGGAATCCTTTAGCCAGAGCAGTTCCTCCATCTCATTTACTATCACAAATCTACGGAATGGAGGGAATGGTGGGaatgcctggctgctgctggcttgaAATTCccaacagagagaaaaaatagcCAGCTACCAATACCTTCATGATGAACGTTCCATTATCACGGAACCAGAAAGAACACTGCTGATTGCCTTAACAATCCATACTTACATTTTAAGACTACAATTAATAATATTTCATCAGttagaaaaaaagtatttggtGTGACTTCACTCCTTTTAGCTTTCAGACAATAAGTCTGTCAATAGTAAAGAAAACTATTAAGTGTAGATTTAAAAATGACTGACCTTTGAGGGTAAAGTGGGGGTTTTTGTGAATGGATCGGAGGTAAATGGATCACTCTTCACCTGTTTCTTGAATAAATCCTCAGGGGCAGAACTACGAAATGGGTCACTTTCCTTAAATGGATCTCCTCCAAAGGGATCTAGAAGGAACATTAAAAGGTAAACAGAATGTAGCACAAGTGCATCTATAAGGAACATTCTATATTTGACCTCATACTCCCTCGTACCATTTTTCCTAAACAAACATACAGTGTTTTGGTAAATCTGATAAGACTTCCAGGGACCACTCTACCGAGGGTATTTACTAAGTTTGAACAAGTAGATGCTTATATGAAGCTTTCAGACTCAATAGTTACACACTTCTCATTAAACATATTGATTCTGAATGCACACCCTGCTGAGTTTCTATGTTCCCACATACAAACCAAAAGTGTGAAGACAGGGAAACCTTTATGCTTTCTTCATGTTTgttaatatttgtgtttggCTACAAATTGTTTATATCTGTACTGTCATTAAAAAGGGCTATtacctgctggagcaggtggttGTTCTGCAAAAGGATCATGCTGGAATGGGTCACCTAagtagaagagaaaaacaatttgttttaTCGACTAATTAGCAAGATGCTAAAAGTTTGcgaaaatataatttattcaaCAATTGGACTTCAAGGTCTTAGATAAGCACTTAGATGTCACTTACTGCCTTTGAAGGGGTCTGCTCCCTTAAATGGATCAGATTTGAAAGGATCTTCTGACTGGAATGGGTCTGTATGCAATTCTTGTGTATTATTGGTAAACATTAAGGCTTTATTCTTAAATGGATCATCCTAAAAATATAAGAGGAGAAACTTCACAGCGGCTTGTCATGATAAAAACGTCCAGTTACCCATTTAGCAGAAATTGTATGCTATCTTGGATCTTGTTTAACCTTTAGTCTTGAAAATTACTTCCTATAGAACTTCCTGAATATGTGACTTCCAAGTAGAAGTAACTATACAGCAGAATGAAACGTGTATCCCAAGGCTACACGGAACCAAAAGATAACAGTACATATAGCAATTAAATGTTAAACTGTTGctaatattaatatattcaactctcaaacatttaaataacaaaagcaaagtAACCCCAAACATCACACTACCCAAAAATTCTCCCCCCGCCATTACAGCTCAGCTTCAGGTAAGACActtatttaaaaggaaaggatACATCAATAATCTGTGGACTACAACTACAACAAATTACTACTGAGTAGTCAGATACTAGATTGCTTCTTGTTATCTCATCTTTGAGCTTAAAGCTCCAAATAGTGATTTCCCATGATAAAGCACTTCATGTAGGAAGAGTCACCCCAACATTTTGATGACAAGAGGTTTCTCAGCAGAGGCCACATCTACATTTGTCAAGTTGCAGAAAATACCCTGCGTATGAACAAGCAGCAAGCTGAAGTTATGAAACCTCTTCATAACATTCATTTCCACGATATCCCTGGCTTAGGTCTGGTTTGGAGGTCTCTGATGAAGCGCCAAGAGCAGACAACTCCTGCACAGCAGAATTCCAGGGACAACGAGAGCCATTCCAACCCACCATAAGGAATATCCAAAAACAACTACCCACTTACACTGCCCCCAACACCAGAAAGAGACAGGATTTCTTTCATCCCTTTACAAGACGTAAATGAAAACATCCCTATTAATACTTCTCAGAATAGGGGGAGGGAggtggagagagaaggaagaggaaggccgaattgagaaacaggaaaatggcACAAcggtttaaaaaaaattgctatgAACATAGACTGGTGTTTTCTGCCAGTAAGTGGCTCCTAGGTTTTGCCAGTAAGTGAAATATCAGGaaattttcactggaaattaaATCTATTTATGCAAGCACAGAAACTAAGCACTAAAGTGTTTTAAGACCTTTAAGTACATGTTTCTCAATGTACTGGCTTTTTTTTATCTACACTGCTCTTCTTTTGAGCAGTTTGTTTTTACTGATCAAGCGTAAAGTactgcagaaaggcagcaaCGGCTGGTAAATATTTACTAACACATTATATATTTAACTTCATACTAAACACATAACAAATACTGTGCTTACAAGGGTAAACATGTTTTCATAATGAGGAAGGGCCATGTAGATGTGCAAGCAGAATCAAGCAAGTATGAAACTTCTATCTTGTCTTAAGACAAGAAACAGGcttaagaaacaaaagaaaattcttgtgATTTAGAGGATTATTGAATACCCAAATCGACATTAGATATTCAAAAGAAATTGacttgaaaaatgttaaagaatGTGAAAGATTTCatgatttgggaaaaaatgctgattaaataaaaacgtaataaaaaaagaaaataaaaaaaaaaagaagagaaataagatGTTGGAATTATTTAAGCAAAAGAGAACCATCCTTTTGGAAAGGGAACATAAGATATGTAATAAATATATCTCACTATAAAGTAGAAATTTTTAGAGCTTCTTCTGGAAATAAGAAGGAAATACACGATAAAGGGAAATTTACAGCATGAGAGGATTTCGCCTTGGTAAACTGGacaacacacaagaaaaaacagaacacCTGAGCTGGAAACAAAGCCCCATCTCTGTCCTGAGACTGAACATGTGGAAGGTTACAAATCCGCAAGAGCATGGGACAAATACCGACTAAACAATACTTCAGATTAGGTGCAAGTCAGAAGCTTCATTAGTGTAAAATATactaaacagtatttttttttaccacagcTCCATAATTGCTTCTTTCTGTCTGCCCAAGGCCTTCACTCATGTCTGCTAAATTTGTCAGACTCCCACCATGAATCCCATTGAGAGCTTCATTGTATTCTTCAATGCTTTTATTCACTTCTCGATGGCTCTCTTGCAGCTGAGAGAGTTTACTTCTTgcctgagaaggaaaaatgctttagCATATTACACACTCAGCAACACTGTCATTCTTATAGTCTCCTTAAAAACTGGTGCCTGACAGTTGCATTTTATCCCCACCAGAATTGAATGCTTCCTAACTTAGACCAGGAATTAACCTACTAAACACGAGCTATGAAGGCTTATTTCAGGAACCAGgactttttcctcctctgaaaaataatttttcaactCAGCATTTCAAGAAGTAAAAAATTCTATAAAGTATAACCAGTGAATACCTGGTTTATTTCTTCCTGGGTTGATTTTAAAGATTTGATTATTGTTTCAAGCTGcacttttccagcctggataCTCTGCTCTAGCTGAGTCTCCTCTTGCTGGAGGCgattcagctctgcttttgctcTATTAAGGTCATCTTCCTGTAGTTTTAAATCTGATTCCTGAGACTGAATCTGCATTTTTAGCGATGAAATCTGGAACAACATAgtagaaaaatcagaaagaaatctgGAATAAATGGGGCATACTAAACTGAATTTATAGTAAGTAACAGAAAGTGGTAAAGCAACCTATCAACTactaaggaaaatatttagaactTATTATGAAGAAATGCATGCTGCTTCTGATGTTACACAAAATCCTTGATAAAACACCTTCAATAAGACCAAGAATGAGTTActattttaaatcacagaaatacTCCACTACTCATAAAGGTAATCAAAAGCTGTTTCCTAGATGTTCACCTTCAGAACTTGGTTCCATTCAAATATTTATCAAGTAGTTTGAGCTTGATTTTTAACTCTGTTAAGAGTTAAAATTACAGAGTTGCTTATAACCTTCCTTATACACTTTCTTACATGACTTCCTTACACAGTAAGTTTCTACCTTAATGTAACATCCATTTCCATTGGCAATTGCATCCACCTGAAAACTCAATCCTGATAACACTCAGTGTGATCAAAACCAGCACCACTGCCATGGACAGTCTCATGGGTTAGGACTACTGACTTTCAACTGCCCTATGAGGCTGAATCAATGTTTCATATATTCTCAGAACAACAACAGTTCCTGTAGAAAGAGAACCCTGGAGATCATCGGGTTCAACCTTTCATTTATGACCTTTATGAAAGGTATTGAGGATAGCAAAATCCTTTCTTGGACCTCTATATTATGTGTGGAAATTACTGCTCATGGTAAAAAccaagcaagcaagcaagcttATTCattaaacaaatataatttcCCTCAACAGAAGACATATTACTCTTGAGCAGGTCCAGAATTAACATACACTTACCACCTGTGTTTCTTCCTGGCATTTCTGCCTTACATCATTCAGCATATCTTTCAGTTTGGCTTTCTGCTGGTCCATCTCATCCAGGCGGTCTTGGGCATCCTGTTTTTGAGCTTCCAGCTCTTGCAGGCTACTTGTTTCCCTGTCTAAATCATTTTGCAGTTCCTGAAGAAAATTCCGCAACTTGTAACCCACATTTAGCTGTTGTCTTAAGGAAGGATCAGCCACAGACAAAGAGCTTGGCAAAATTCAGACTATTTTCTACAACATATAGGCTACACCCTACATTGGcctgttttgtttctgcaggaaCTTGTGTAAGACATCAGGAAATAAATCACTGCTcacaagaaggaaaagggagagcaCATGGTATTGAGCCATCCCAATTATCAAAACCAATACTTTCCAAACAATTTCCTAAATTACAGTGTTAACTAAAGACTAACCAAGAAGATATTTCAAACTGTTCACATATACTATGCTTATATTAGCCAGCATCAGATGAAAACATCTCTGATGGagaacagtaaaataaattctttcttgCCAGTCAGAGGAAAATCCCAAGAAAGAATGACAGAAAGAACGATAGAATGATGGAAAAAATGCTAAATTGCCATTTGTTATTTAGACAAACATGAAAACTACTGAtgataaacagaatttttaccTGAACTTCATTGGTTTTCTGTCTGATtgattcttccttttcccttatGTCCTGCtccagagaatatttttctctgtcagaTAAACAAGCACATGTATTTGTGATTAGTTAAAAAATACCACACAtggaaaaatcaattaaatattATTCTGGAAACACCACGCAGACAAATGCAAGCCTGCGTTCTCATGTATTctttaaaggagaaaaggtgCATATGTAtcaattattctttaaaaaaataccatccGTGCCCATCATCAATCTTCCAAATCCCCCTGATAGGCCTATATGGTATCACTAGGAAATTCATCACCAATTACAGCAACAAATAATGACAAAAtgactaaagaaaataaaagtaactgACACATTAATACTATAGACTTATTTTGTTATTCTACATCAAGATTTTGTTAACAGTCCACAACTATTACCTCTGCAGCTGTGCAATTTCTTGACTAATATCATCCAGTTCCTTCACCCCTGTAAATTCTCCTGATCCAACCGAACTTGCACTATCCTGTTAAGAATGAAACAATCTATTAAAACGTCAAGTTGTAAAAGAAGTGCCTCCTTTAACAAAGGCTGAGGACAGAGGTGGGATACAAAATCCTTACCATTTGCATTTGCAAAATTCTATGAGAGACATCAAATTATTCTGTAACAAGCAAGGAACGTGACACACAATTCTACCCCTgagaaaggagaatttttaaTATGGCTGTTTAACAGACAGGACAGTTGAATACACAGCATCAAAAGGATAGGCACAATGCCAACAAGGAAATTGCAGGTTATGGtagaattaaaattcaaaaccTAAAACTCAGTTCTGCTATAGTCAATTGTAAAGTTTACAGGGGACTTAATGAAAGCAGATTGTAATTCCAGTCTTCTAGAGCTCTGCCACAAATTAATGGCAATTTCTGCAATTACACCCCATTTCCTGTAGGTTGTTTCTATGTTCATTCGAGTGTAGATCAGGGACAATACAGAGGCCATTCCCTGCCTTCTAGATAAGGCAACCACTATCAGAAGTTAAGGAAGGATGTCAGCATTAGgtaaaaaattgtttcttattATAAAAAGGATTGCCCTTTGTAAAACAAACACTGCAACTGAGCAAAAACTGGCGCACTCTACTCACTGCTAGTATGACAAAGCAGGAAACCTACAACTTTTATacagcattttcaaaagaagaatATAGAGAGTTTTCTTGCTTCACTCACTTTGAGAGTGCTGTGGTAACCACAGAAAGCTTGgctttattaaatattaaaaaacaaacaagaaccCAACCAACAAGTCAAGATCCACAGAGTAAGATGCGACATTTTTGTAGAAACAATGGTGAATATACAGTTTAAATTATGTAATTAAGTCCTCACTTTTGGCAGATCATTGTTTTGGTAATATGCTATTAAGTAATCacaaataacaacaacaattCAGACCAATTCTTCAAGGTAGCAAATCAAAAAACCACTTTTATACTGTCAGGCCAGATACAGATTTGCTGGGAGACCTGTACTGAATGCTggatcacaggatcacagccAGGTGTCACCCAACATGACTACGAAACATATTAAAATGAGCTGCTGCACTGATTAGGATAAGAGTCGCTTAACTAAGCTCACGGTACcgtattttatttttttattttatctgatgCTCAGCTAAGCAcatattaaatagaaaaagaaaattgcaattAACTGAAAATAGTGGGAAGCTTAAAGCCCTCACACCAAGATGTATTTGCTgttcacagctgcagagaactAATCCAGGAATAATTTCAacagccctgagctgcctgtCCCAGGAACTTCCTGCCAGATCAATACATCTCCAGCTGTTGAAGGAAGGAACATCACCAGGTTGGCAGCCAGTGCTGGGCACTTCACATTGCTGTGACATTACCACCACACCAAGAGCAAGTGGCACAGAACTCAAAAGCAAAGgtgtagaaataaaaacttttttgaAGTTGCAAAAAGCATACATTAGAAATGTGCATTCCTTTGGACAATGCAATTACTCACACGCCGCATTTCTGTTAGTGCTGAGATCTCAGTTCCTACAGGGGTCAAGTAACCTGACAGAGTCTAGAGGAAAATGATAGAGGAAAAACCTTAGGAGGATCATAGCAACAGCAATAAttacaatatttatttagagTTCCAAAGGTTTTTGGTTAGGGAAAGtaattaaaagtaaagaaaaacacaatataATTTATAGAAAAGGTGAATGTAGTGACATGACAGAAGTATTTCTTCAATTCCATTTCAGAAATGCACCGATATGCTCTTGAGGAAAGGAACAAAGCAGGGTCAGCAAAGGATCAGATGCTCCAGTAAAGTGGTATTAGCAGTGATGGACACAGGACTGTGGACTGCCATGCTATAAAGGATGAATCCCAGAAACTAAGAAGTCATCACTCCTCATTTAACCATTaaaaaattttatgttttcatggGAGGAATTGGGTGCTGATCATagctggggacaggctgctcAACcatcttttaatattttctgctaCAAGTTCCCTGACTCAACCCTCTGTATTATAAAGGATCATTTTTTAGTCTAGATTTTTTCCAGCATTATTACTTCTTGCTTTATGGAGTActttactgcatttttctttacttaCTGTCTTGGTTGTTAAAAAATTAgctatattttcaaatattaaaagaaatttgtaagcggagataagaaaaaataatggcaaTTCTTTAAtgtaatactaaaaaaaaaaactgtactCAAAGCCCGTAAGTTCAGTGTTATCAACAACAAATTGCTGACTTACCTGGATGGGTGTGTTCCTGTCTGTGGGAGGGATCATATCTGGAGGTAACACTTGTGGAGGATCAATCCCTTTGCTGACCTTCTGCTGAATGAGATACATGGCGAGTGCAAACTGGTCTTTGCTAAGCTTTCCCATCTGTCTTGTGTCTGCCAAAGCCCTGATAAAAATAGATAATACtcacaaacaagaaaatcttatttctgCTCTACCAAAAAGCCTGAATACGTATATACACGTAATTTCTTTTTGGTTCATCCCCGTCAGAGCTTACTTATTCTAGTTAGATTTCCATAAACAGTGCAGTATTTTATTACACATACTTAACTGAATAGAGCAGCGTTAgtctgagaaaatatttagagcACTAGAACTTCAAAAGACAGTCACAATTAACAGACTGAACTACTGCCCCTACCCCCAAAAAAGCAAAGggagtatttatttttcccttaattttccACATAGCCCACATATTGCAGTATGTGGATGTCGCCCTGACTCTCAGCCttcaatattgtttttctacaagttctagccactttcccaggaaagtaactataaacataagtgtttatacattccattaaagatatgccttttgatggacgtcTCTCAGCgttaacctgactatccaatcctTAGTCGTAGTCGGAAACCTATAAATattgaaagaacagaaaaacaactctttctttcaccacacctcaagcTGCGTCCGTGTGACTCATTTCACGTCCAACAGTGACATATGGACAAGTCAAagaaattggggttttttgtttctggcattttttaatgttaggATCACATTCTGAATCTGAGTTCCCAGATCAGCACATTACAAAAACATAGCTAGTACGGAATTCTTACCATATATGCGCTAGGAGATTCTGAGACAGACCTGAATGCATAAAAATGTCCTTTACTTCTTGGCCACTCACAAACCCATCCATGTCTGTgtctgtttttaagaaaatttcatCATATCGCAGTTTTTCAGACATTGGTACCACCCAATTCACAGCtggctgcaaaacaaaatttggtATTTCAGAAGAACAGAAGCAGTCTTTATGAACACACTCAGTTCATACGACATtatccagagctggatgtgctGAACATCTTGTATGCTCCAGTCTAACCGGTAAATAAGTATTTTCACTGCATGTTTTAACTTCACACTTTTTATTGGAATAAAAACACTGATAAACAGCTATTCACCAGTTGAAAAGCATTAATTCTTTGGAAATACAGACCAAAACAGGCATATAAAGTCCTCATGCTAATAGCAGGAGACTTAGAAGTAGATTTCTTTAGTATTAAAGCAGATACACAAGAAAAACCTTTCCGTGGTTTCACTGTctacaaaaagtgaaaattccCCCTAAGCTTTGCTACCTTGTGGTCACCGATTAAAATTCACCTGATGTTCTTCCAAGTCTTACCATTCTCATTTCACCCTCTCCACCCAAATCTCCCGGACATAAGTGCTCCCATGAGGTAGATATCAAaaagtagatttatttttcctacagcttacaaatacacaaaactgcaaaaataagaaagaaagaagtgcACCCGTACTTGTTTGATGCTGTGCTTGGGAGACAAGCTCCCTACACTGTTCGGACTGTTGCCACTGCCATGGGATGGTGTGGAATGGAGGTTGTCTTTTGGTGGAGGACTTGCAGGTAGAACAGGAACTGCACCAGGAAAGACCGGTGTCTTCTTTCTTTTAGAAGGTGGTATGAGAGAAGGGGGCAATTGTGAAGGAACTGACTCTTTCTCAAGAGCTCTATAAACCAAATGCATTGCCTGCGAAGGCAAAAAGGTCAGATAACATTCACAATTATTAGATAAAGCAACAAGATCTTCCTGTGTCAGTCATTTACATATTAGTAAAACAAAGACAGTAACACTAGAGATGCACACCAGAGcaattaattttgaatgtaATTCCAACAAGTTTAATCTTGACAGTCAAGAGTCAGTAGACGGATTTGAGGAAGGTCATTTAATAGCTGATGTGAACAATTTAGATTAGAACAGTCGTCTGTAGCACAGAAAGCCGCAAAGCTCTTGAGAAAGAAATGAGCTATTTGCTTTGACAGACAGACTAAGCAGTGAATTGAGAATTTAAAGCAACCTACCACAGCAAATTCATCCTTGTCCAGGTGACCATCTTTATCAATATCACTGAGATCCCAGACCTACAGCAATTAAGATTATAAAAAATGATTTGCAGATCAAGTTACATTTTACGTATTCATTGTATTAACATGCCCTCTAAAGACTCCTCACAGATTTTGGTAGGAAATCATATTAGCTATATTACCTATCTAAACATTCTCTGATGAAACAGACTGGATTAGAGTTATCCGGCCACACGAATCAACACTGGCTCTAACAAATTCTGGCTGCAACACAGGcatgtttttttcatctttctaaGATGCAATTACAGAGTCATCAAACTAAGTAAAAGCATTGAGAGATGGCTTTCAGAACTGCCCAGAGGGGGTGGGCTAGCAGATCATTCAAATTCCTTATAAGAAAGTCCAATAAAAAAGTCAATACATCTCTAACACCTATTCCAGTCCTAGATGATCAGGGTTTTCTACTAAAAACTAAAAGTATGTGCAGCTCCCTCTGGCCCCCTCAATTTCCTGTTGGAGAGAATTTAAGCATTtatcaattaaattaaatgaaattaaatcaattaaattcAGGTCAGGCACAGTCAATGAAACTTGAAGAAGATCTAGGGGGATACAAAACTTTGTGAACTCTAACATAGCACTGTTTAATCATGAATATGACCCGGAGACAGTAGAGTGCACAAAAAGCCAAGATTTGAGGCTCAATTGTAAGAACTCTGCTTTATCACTGGACTCTTGACAAATTTAAGATCCTTGATTAGTCCTCTGTCCATTTCATCAGTGCCTTATCTTGTCCACAAACTTTTCTGGAACAGGCAAAAGCTTCCTGAATTTCTACTGTGACAATAACAAGataaaacccaaaccctttCAAGACTTCACAATACTCAAGtaccaaattaaaacaaatcatACTTAGATTTTGTAGATAATACAGAGCAAGAGGCACTTCTTCCTGAAGAGATTCATGTAACGCAGCTAGAGCTTTTACAAAGAATGTACTCATTCTCAGAAATATCAATATGCAAAGCATTAAAGAACACGTTTTTAAGGAACGCAGGAAAATACTTTAAGGTCCGATTCCCTTTCAAATATACAATGGATGCACTAAACTCAGATCTTGGAAGTATTTATAAAtacacatgaaagaaaaaacaacttgtCAATTTGTACTACAAACAAAGGAGGATGTTTTAAGGTATTCTCCTGTACAAACAGGGGATGGATTTAATGGTATGTCTAATAATTCATATTTGTAAAAATGACAAGACAGAATAATCGAATGCTATAACAGCTGTTATGGTTCAGGAAAgctgtttcttgtttttaaacaacCAAAATCAAATTTCCAGCTCTTAAATAAATAGAGAGATAATGAGGCCAATCTACTCTAGGGCCAAAATTACTACTCTTACTCTCATTTCTAAATGAAAGAGTTTGGAGTCTTAACGTTCCTGCTTTATAGCATGCACATGATGCAAAATCTCAAAAGCCAAAAGCCGATCTCTGCtgataaattacatttttaacaCTGTAACTACGAGAAGCTAAATAGAGTCTAGCTAAATCTAAACAACTTACCCTTCCGAGGATATCAAGAGGTAGCTTTGAATTCATCAGTACTGGTTTTACTTTGTCTCCTGAAAGTAAACCATTTACTGGCAAAAGGCTTTCAAAAATACCAtcaaactttgctttttcttccaccTAGTTGGTAAGAAATAATCTGAATAAGTAAAAAAGTGTGTCTGCGTGAGTAATGAAAATGAGATCTTGCAAGAAAGTCAGACTGGTCAGTAACATGGATTCATCCtaaatttcaaagctttcttGCAAGTGCCACTGCACTGTATTTAACTGCAAACCCATAGAGAAAGCTTTGAAGCTCTCTCAGCTTTGATAGCTGAGAGATTTTACCATGCAGCAGACAAGGCACTCTTCTGTTTTAAAGCTACTTCAgtaaaggtaaagcta of Parus major isolate Abel chromosome 28, Parus_major1.1, whole genome shotgun sequence contains these proteins:
- the EPS15L1 gene encoding epidermal growth factor receptor substrate 15-like 1 isoform X6, with translation MAALIPLSQQFSTGNPIYETYYKQVDPTYTGRVGASEAALFLKKSGLSDIILGKIWDLADPEGKGYLDKQGFYVALRLVACAQNGHDVNLSSLNLTVPPPKFHDTSSPLLITPPSTETHWAVRVEEKAKFDGIFESLLPVNGLLSGDKVKPVLMNSKLPLDILGRVWDLSDIDKDGHLDKDEFAVAMHLVYRALEKESVPSQLPPSLIPPSKRKKTPVFPGAVPVLPASPPPKDNLHSTPSHGSGNSPNSVGSLSPKHSIKQPAVNWVVPMSEKLRYDEIFLKTDTDMDGFVSGQEVKDIFMHSGLSQNLLAHIWALADTRQMGKLSKDQFALAMYLIQQKVSKGIDPPQVLPPDMIPPTDRNTPIQTLSGYLTPVGTEISALTEMRRDSASSVGSGEFTGVKELDDISQEIAQLQREKYSLEQDIREKEESIRQKTNEVQELQNDLDRETSSLQELEAQKQDAQDRLDEMDQQKAKLKDMLNDVRQKCQEETQVARSKLSQLQESHREVNKSIEEYNEALNGIHGGSLTNLADMSEGLGQTERSNYGAVDDPFKNKALMFTNNTQELHTDPFQSEDPFKSDPFKGADPFKGSDPFQHDPFAEQPPAPADPFGGDPFKESDPFRSSAPEDLFKKQVKSDPFTSDPFTKTPTLPSKPDPFESTDPFTSSSISSKGPDPFGALDPFGSGAFSGGEGFADFSQMSKSIASDPFASSFGGAGFTDDPFKSKSDTPALPPKKNVPPRPKPPSGKSTPVSHLGSTDFPKPHDPFQPFGADSSDLFQSKKGFGDPFSGKDPFAPSSSSKTSKDSSLGFADFSSFGNEEQQLAWAKRESEKAEQERLARLRRQEQEDLELAIALSKADMPNS
- the EPS15L1 gene encoding epidermal growth factor receptor substrate 15-like 1 isoform X1 encodes the protein MAALIPLSQQFSTGNPIYETYYKQVDPTYTGRVGASEAALFLKKSGLSDIILGKIWDLADPEGKGYLDKQGFYVALRLVACAQNGHDVNLSSLNLTVPPPKFHDTSSPLLITPPSTETHWAVRVEEKAKFDGIFESLLPVNGLLSGDKVKPVLMNSKLPLDILGRVWDLSDIDKDGHLDKDEFAVAMHLVYRALEKESVPSQLPPSLIPPSKRKKTPVFPGAVPVLPASPPPKDNLHSTPSHGSGNSPNSVGSLSPKHSIKQPAVNWVVPMSEKLRYDEIFLKTDTDMDGFVSGQEVKDIFMHSGLSQNLLAHIWALADTRQMGKLSKDQFALAMYLIQQKVSKGIDPPQVLPPDMIPPTDRNTPIQTLSGYLTPVGTEISALTEMRRDSASSVGSGEFTGVKELDDISQEIAQLQREKYSLEQDIREKEESIRQKTNEVQELQNDLDRETSSLQELEAQKQDAQDRLDEMDQQKAKLKDMLNDVRQKCQEETQVISSLKMQIQSQESDLKLQEDDLNRAKAELNRLQQEETQLEQSIQAGKVQLETIIKSLKSTQEEINQARSKLSQLQESHREVNKSIEEYNEALNGIHGGSLTNLADMSEGLGQTERSNYGAVDDPFKNKALMFTNNTQELHTDPFQSEDPFKSDPFKGADPFKGSDPFQHDPFAEQPPAPADPFGGDPFKESDPFRSSAPEDLFKKQVKSDPFTSDPFTKTPTLPSKPDPFESTDPFTSSSISSKGPDPFGALDPFGSGAFSGGEGFADFSQMSKSIASDPFASSFGGAGFTDDPFKSKSDTPALPPKKNVPPRPKPPSGKSTPVSHLGSTDFPKPHDPFQPFGADSSDLFQSKKGFGDPFSGKDPFAPSSSSKTSKDSSLGFADFSSFGNEEQQLAWAKRESEKAEQERLARLRRQEQEDLELAIALSKADMPNS